Part of the Acidimicrobiales bacterium genome, TTCCGGTGTCGTGGTCGATGCCACCACGGTGCATCCCGCCAAGCGGTTCTTCGGCGCCGGTCGCAAGCTCGAGGACGGCGGTTCGCTGACCATGATCGCGACCATCACGGTCGACACCGACTCGGCCACCGATGCGGCGATCTACGAAGAGCTCGCCCCCGCCGCCAATCTCGAACTGCGCCTCGATCGCGCCGCGGTGGCCCGCCGTGTGTTTCCGGCGATCGCCATCGAAGCGTCGGCCACCGTCCACGAGGAGACGCTGCGCGACGGCAAGGAACTCGACGAGATCCGGGCGCTTCGCCGTGAGCTCGCCACCGTCGGCGACGACACGTCGACCGAACCCTCCGCCGACCTCCAGGCGCTCCTTCAGAAGATCGCCGCCGAGTAGGTTGCCGCCACGGCAATCGCCCTCCAGACTGGATCCGTTATGAAGTCCGACATCCACCCCGAGTACCGCTTCGTCGTGTTCCACGACGTCTCCGCGAACAAGTCGTTCCTCACCCGTTCGACCATGTCGACGTCGGAGACGACCACGTGGGAGGACGGCAACGAGTACCCGCTCGCCAAGGTGGAGATCTCCAGCGAGAGCCACCCGTTCTTCACCGGTCAGATGAAGATCGTCGACACGGCTGGCCGGGTCGAGCGCTTCGAGAAGCGCTACGGCCGCCGCAAGGCCGCCCCCGGCGAGGCCGAGGCGCCGGTTGCCGAAGCCGAAACCGAAGCTCCGGCCCCGGAGGCCGACGCTCCCGTCGCAGAGGCCGAGACGCCGGCCGAAGCTCCCGCCACCGACGACTGAGCCATCATGGCGCTCGACGCGAGCCGTCGAGCATTGCTCGAACGAGCACGAGCCGAGGGACTCCTCCGAACGCATTTCGGGTTGGATCCTGAGGTGCTCGAGCCGACGGCGGCGCCGTTCGGCGTGATCGCTCGCGATGGCGACCAGGCATGGATCGTCTCGATGAGCGATGACCTCGCCGTTCTCGGCGGCGTCCTCGTGTGGGCCGATCGCCACCAGCCCGACCGGCTCGAACTGGTCGTCGACCACCACGGTGGAGTCCACGCTCGGCGGGCGGCGATGCTCGCCCCCGAGTGTCGGGTCTGGCAGACCGACGGCGACGCGCTCACGGTCGCCACCGCCGAGCCATTGCCGGTTCCGCTGCCCCGGCCCGACGATGCCGCCGCGCTCGAGGGGATCTTGGTCGATGCCGGACTCGAGGTCGTGTGCGAGGACGGCATTCTCCGCGGTGAACTCGCCGGGCTCGAGGTCGCCCGGATCCTCCACGGCCCCGATGGGCCCGTGCTCGAGGCCGGCGTCGGCCGTTTCGACCGCGAGGCCGGTGTGTTGCTGCGGGCGGGCCGCGACCCCGCCGAGGCGGTTCGTGAGACCGCGGACCGGGTGCGCCCCCACCGCACGCCGGGCGCCCCTTCCCACGCCGTGAACCGTCTGGCCCGCGAGCGATGGCTTCGCCATGTCGTGGTCGACGATCCCGCGGTGTTCGATCTCGACCTCCCGATGCTCGTCGAACCGATTCCGCCACGCGCCAATCTCCTCGAAGACGCCCCAGCCGCGGTGCTCGGCACCGATGGTGACCGCACCGTGTTGCTCGTCTGTTCGGTTGGGGTCGATCTGGGTCTGATCCCGGCGGTTGCCGATCTCGTGTCGGCACACCGACCGTCGCTCGTTCGTCTCGTCGTGCCGGCTCGAGACCACCTGCCCCATCTCGACCGCCTGGTCGCCCGGCTGCCGGTCGAGGCCGAGATCCGCTCCATCGCCACCCCCTGGGTCGACTGAGGGGTCGGGGGCCGATCGGCCTTCGACGTGTGGGACCTGGGTCACTTGACCCATGAGTGGTGCTAAAGGCCCACGGATTTCCTCCCGATGAGTTCGTCGTCAAACTGCAACAACGATCGGGAGTTCCATAATGACGAAGCGATGGCTCGCCGCCCTGGCCGTGCTCACACTGATGGCCACCGGCTGCAAGGGCTCCTTCGAGGACGCCGCCGATGGCATGAACACATGGACGACCGAGGCCCCGGGCGACCCCGGCGAGCAGGTCGTTGGCTCGGGGAAGGGTGACGGAGGAGTGGGCAGCAACAGCAGTGCCGTCAACTACCTGCCGTCGGTGAAGCTGATCGACACCGACGGGATGTCGCTGGTCTGGTCCACGAGCCGCAATGGCGCTCCCGCCGGCATGTTGGAGAACAACACCGGGGTCATCGACCGCCCGTTCGAGATCCGGCTCGAGGTGACCGACACGGAGATCGACCGGGTCACCTGGTACATCGACGGCGTTCTGTTCCGCGACGACGACGTGACGCCGCCCTACAACCTTCGCTACTTCGGACTGTTGCCCGTCGACGGCACGTTCGATTCGGACCAGGGGTTCGACCACAGCTGGACCTTCCGGCCCGGCGAGACCCACACCGTCAGCGCAGTAGCTCGCCGTGGTGACGTCGTCGGCTTCGTGATCAGCGAGTTCCTGATCGCCGACGACGGCACTCCCGTGCCGAAGCCGAAGCCGACGACGGTCCCGACCACGACGGCCGCACCGGGCAATTCGACCAACACGGTGACACCACCGCCCACGACGACCGCGCCGCCCACGACGACCGTCGCGCCAGCGACGACAACGACGGCACCTCCCACCACGACGGCGCCGGTTGCCGCTGATGGTCGTCCGATCGTCATGGCCGATGCCGACACGGTCCTGAACCAGCCGAACACGATCTACGACTTCAACTTCACCTCGCCCGGTGAGGTCGTGATCGAAGCGAGCAACGTCGAGGCCCGGAACATCCGGGGGTCCGGTGCTCGACGGATCGGTCTGCGCAACGGCAAGAGCATCACCGACTCGGGCTTCCGCAACTTCGAGTTCACCTTCGCCCACGTGCAGATGTCGGGGGGCGCCACCGTCACCCGGCCGTACTTCATCGACGGTGTGGATGTGAACCGGCAGCCCAACGTGGGTGATGGCGACATCATGCAGTTCTTCGCCTACGAGGGCGACATCATCGCCCCGCTCGTGGACAACGTGATCGTCCATGGCAAGCAGCGTCCGTCGGGTTCCGATGCGCACAACGACGGCATCCAGTACACCGGTATGTCCGGTGGCGAGGTCGTCGATCCGACGATTCGCAACAGCACCGTCTACGGGGCATCGTCGGCCGGCGTGCAGGCCAAGCACGTGGTCGGCCTCTTCACCTTCGAGAACAACACGCTGTCCGAGGAGTTCGAGTCCTACCACGCCGTCATCGCGAAGCCCGGCAACTCTTCGTCCAGCATCCTGTGGCGCAACAACACCCTGCTCGACGGGGCGTCGGTGGCGGCCACCGGAGGCTGGTCGGTTGCCGCCGGCAGCACCGGTGTGGGCGGAAACGTCACCATCAACTGAGGCCCCGGTGCCCGGGCATGACGGGCCCGTGACCATTGCCGGTGACCACTAGGATCACCGGCAATGGTCACCAACTGTCCCGCGTGTGGCTCGGCGGAAACCGAGTCGTTGATGTCGATCCCCGCGATGCCCGTGCATGTCGGGTTGTTGTGGACGAGTCGTGAGTCGGCCCGGGGCGCGGAGACCGCAGAAATGTCGTTGTCGCTGTGCGGGCACTGCGGTTATGTGTGGAACGCCGCCTTCGACATCGGGCGCATGTCCTATGAGCAGGACTACGACAACGCCCTGCACCACTCGCCGAAGTTCGCGGCGTGGGAGGCTGCTCTGGCCAAGGGCCTCGTCGAACGCCACGGCCTTCACGGTCGGCGCCTCGCCGAGATCGGGCCCGGCGACGGACGCTTCCTCGCCGGGCTGTGCATCGAAGGGGGCAACACCGGGATCGGCTTCGAACCCGGCCACAACCCCGATCGGGTGAGCGAGCTCGTTGCGCAGGCGGATGTGCAGATCTTCGACGAGTACGCCGATGCCGACAGCCTGCGCGGTCACGACGTCGACTTCGTGTCCTCGCGCCACGTGCTCGAGCACATCCCCGAACCGATGATGCTCATCGACACGATTCGGGGCGGGATCGTCGACGGCGGCGGGGTGTATCTCGAGGTCCCGAACTTCGCGTGGGCACTCGATCGTGGCGCCTTCGAAGACCTCATGTACGAGCATTGTGGCTATTACACGCCAGAGACACTGGCGCACCTCCTGGTGCGGGCCGGCTTCACCGACGTCCACGCCGAGCCGACGTTCGACGGGCTGTTCGCGGCGGTCGAAGCGAAGGTCACCGGCGGCGCGCCGCGCGACGAGCCGATCGATCGTGCCGTCGTCGAGAGGATCCGGACCGACGTGCACGCGCTGGCCGACCGCATCGAAGCCGTCGGCGCCGATTTCGCCGGTCGACGCGACGCCGGACAGCGTCTCGCCGCGTGGGGCGGCGGCGCCCGAGCGGTGGGCCTGATGAACCTCGTGCCGTCAGCCGATGCGGTGGAATGGGTGGTCGACATCAACCCGCGAAAGCAGGGCACCTTCGTCACCGGCACCGGTCATCCGATCGTCGCGCCCGACGTGTTGCGCGAGGTGAAGCCCGACGCGGTGCTGGTGGTGAATCCGGTCTACACCGACGAGATCGGGCGAATGCTTTCAGAACTCGGCGTTGATGCCGACCTGATCAGCATCTGAAGAGGAGTCATCTTGACGGCATCACTCACCGGCGGTCCGTGCCGCTTCTGCGCCACCGAACTCACCGAGACGTTCATCGACCTCGGGAAGTCCCCCCTATGCGAGACATTCCTCACCCAGGAGCAGCTGCTCGAGGGTGAGAACTTCTACCCGCTCCACGCATTCGTCTGCTCTGAGTGCTTCCTCGTCCAGCTCCAGGAGTTCGTCAGTCCCGACGAGATCTTCCGCGAATACGCCTACTTCTCGTCGTACTCCAACGCCTGGCTCGAGCACTGCTCGAACTATGTCGATCAGATGACCGAGCAGCTCGGTCTCGACGAGAACTCCATGGTCGTCGAACTGGCGAGCAACGACGGCTACCTGCTCCAGTACTTCATGAAGAAGCAGATCCCCGTGCTCGGCGTCGAACCCGCGATCAACGTTGCCAAGGTGGCCGAAGAGGAGCGCGGCGTTCCCACCCGCACCGAGTTCTTCGGCAAGGAGTTCGCGGCCCAACTCGCCTCCGAGGGAGTCATGGCCGACCTCGTGCTCGGCAAGAACGTCATGGCCCAGGTCCCCGATCTCAACGACTTCGTCGGCGGCATGCCGATGATCCTGGCCCCGCACGGCACCGTCACGATCGAGTTCCCCCATCTCATGCGCACGGTGGAGGAGAACCAGTTCGATCAGGTGTACCACGAGCACTTCTCGTACTTCTCGCTCGTCACCACCGAGCGGATCTTCGCCGCCCACGGCATGCGCGTCTACGACGTCGAGGAGCTGTGGACGCACGGCGGTTCGATCCGCATCTACGCCTGTCATGTCGATCACACACTGGAAGCCACCGATCGGCTGGATGAGCTGCGCGACAGGGAACTCGCACTCGGCACGGAGACGCTCGACTACTACCGTGACTTCGCGGCCCGTATCGAGAAGCTGCGCCACGATGTGCTCACGTTCCTCATCCAGGCCAAGCGGGAGGGCAAGCGGGTCGTCGGCTACGGCGCGCCGGGCAAGGGCAACACCCTGCTGAACTACATCGGCATTCGCACCGACATGATCGACTTCACCGTCGATCGCAACCCCTACAAGCACGGCCGCTACACGCCGGGCACCCACATTCCCATCCACGATCCCGAGATCCTCGAGTCCGAGAAGGCCGACTACATCTTCATCCTTCCGTGGAACCTCACCGACGAGATCACGAAGCAGCTCGCGCATCTCGAGGCCCGGGGTACGAAGTTCGTTCGTCCCGTTCCCGGGTTGACCGTGCTGGGCGAGGGCTGATCGTCATGAAGGTGGTGCTGTTCTGCGGCGGGCGGGGAATGCGCATGCGCGAGTTCTCCGAGAACATCCCGAAACCCATGGTGCCGGTCGGCCCCCGGCCGATCCTGTGGCACCTGATGCGGTACTACGCGCACTACGGCCACACCGACTTCGTGCTCTGTCTCGGCTATCGAGGTGACTACATCAAGCGCTACTTCCTCGACTACGAGGAATGGCTCTCGAACGACTTCATCCTTCGGGGCAACAGCGGGTCCGGTCGGTCCGACGTCGAGATGCTCAACACCGACCTCGACACGTGGAACATCACGTTCGTCGACACGGGTCTCGACGCCAACATCGGGCAGCGGCTCATGGCCGTGCGCGAGCATCTCGACGGTGAGGAGATGTTCCTCGCCAACTACGGCGACGGTCTCTCCGACTGTCCCATCGACGAGATGATCGCCGAGGTGGAGGCCGACCCCGGCATCGCCGCGAACTTCTTGTGCGTCCCCCCGAGCCAGAGTTTCCACGTCGTCGAGATCGACGACGACAACCGGGCCACCGACTTCGCCGAGGCCGACGCCGCCGACGTGTGGGTCAACGGCGGCTACTTCGTGTTCCGCAAGGACCTGTGGGACCACATCGAACCGGGGGAGGAGTTGGTCTACGAGCCGTTCCGCCGGCTCATGGACCAGCGCAAGCTCCTGGCCCATCGGCACGAGGGCTTCTGGATGGGCATGGACACCTTCAAGGACCGCCAGGCCCTCGACGAGATGCACCAGGCCGGCGATGCGCCGTGGGAGAAATGGGTCTGACCCCCATGCTCTCTCTCCTGCCCGCGCCCACCGACGATCCGCTGCGCGTGCTCTGTCTCGGGGCTCACGCCGACGACGTCGAGATCGGTGCAGGCGCGACGCTGCTGCGACTCCAGGCCGAGCGTCCCGTCATCGCGAAGTCGGTGATCTTCAGCGCCACCGACATCCGGAGGAGCGAACAGGCGACGGCAGCCGAGATGCTCTTCGCCGATGCGGTCGACTACTCGCTCGAGGTCCACGAGTTCCGTGAGTCGTTCTTCCCCGATCAGTGGGCGGCGATCAAGGCCGCGCTCCACGCGACCACCGCGTTCGCGCCCGATCTCGTGTTCACCCATCGACTCGACGACCGCCATCAGGATCACGCCACCATCGCCGAGATCACCTGGCACTCGTTTCGCGATCATCTGGTCCTCCAGTAC contains:
- a CDS encoding class I SAM-dependent methyltransferase; amino-acid sequence: MTASLTGGPCRFCATELTETFIDLGKSPLCETFLTQEQLLEGENFYPLHAFVCSECFLVQLQEFVSPDEIFREYAYFSSYSNAWLEHCSNYVDQMTEQLGLDENSMVVELASNDGYLLQYFMKKQIPVLGVEPAINVAKVAEEERGVPTRTEFFGKEFAAQLASEGVMADLVLGKNVMAQVPDLNDFVGGMPMILAPHGTVTIEFPHLMRTVEENQFDQVYHEHFSYFSLVTTERIFAAHGMRVYDVEELWTHGGSIRIYACHVDHTLEATDRLDELRDRELALGTETLDYYRDFAARIEKLRHDVLTFLIQAKREGKRVVGYGAPGKGNTLLNYIGIRTDMIDFTVDRNPYKHGRYTPGTHIPIHDPEILESEKADYIFILPWNLTDEITKQLAHLEARGTKFVRPVPGLTVLGEG
- a CDS encoding class I SAM-dependent methyltransferase, producing MVTNCPACGSAETESLMSIPAMPVHVGLLWTSRESARGAETAEMSLSLCGHCGYVWNAAFDIGRMSYEQDYDNALHHSPKFAAWEAALAKGLVERHGLHGRRLAEIGPGDGRFLAGLCIEGGNTGIGFEPGHNPDRVSELVAQADVQIFDEYADADSLRGHDVDFVSSRHVLEHIPEPMMLIDTIRGGIVDGGGVYLEVPNFAWALDRGAFEDLMYEHCGYYTPETLAHLLVRAGFTDVHAEPTFDGLFAAVEAKVTGGAPRDEPIDRAVVERIRTDVHALADRIEAVGADFAGRRDAGQRLAAWGGGARAVGLMNLVPSADAVEWVVDINPRKQGTFVTGTGHPIVAPDVLREVKPDAVLVVNPVYTDEIGRMLSELGVDADLISI
- a CDS encoding sugar phosphate nucleotidyltransferase, with the translated sequence MKVVLFCGGRGMRMREFSENIPKPMVPVGPRPILWHLMRYYAHYGHTDFVLCLGYRGDYIKRYFLDYEEWLSNDFILRGNSGSGRSDVEMLNTDLDTWNITFVDTGLDANIGQRLMAVREHLDGEEMFLANYGDGLSDCPIDEMIAEVEADPGIAANFLCVPPSQSFHVVEIDDDNRATDFAEADAADVWVNGGYFVFRKDLWDHIEPGEELVYEPFRRLMDQRKLLAHRHEGFWMGMDTFKDRQALDEMHQAGDAPWEKWV
- a CDS encoding PIG-L family deacetylase, encoding MLSLLPAPTDDPLRVLCLGAHADDVEIGAGATLLRLQAERPVIAKSVIFSATDIRRSEQATAAEMLFADAVDYSLEVHEFRESFFPDQWAAIKAALHATTAFAPDLVFTHRLDDRHQDHATIAEITWHSFRDHLVLQYEIPKFEGDLGRPSTYVPVDDATIDRKVEIIRTAFASQADKPWFDAETFRGLARVRGVECNQRWAEAFHADKFTLF